One Equus asinus isolate D_3611 breed Donkey chromosome 19, EquAss-T2T_v2, whole genome shotgun sequence genomic region harbors:
- the LOC123278464 gene encoding small cysteine and glycine repeat-containing protein 7-like — MGCCGCGSCGGCGGGCGGCGGCGGGCGGGCGGGCGSCTTCRCYRVGCCSGCCPCCCGCCGGCCSVPVVCCCRRSCGCGSCGSCGSCGSCGCGKGCCQQKCCCQQKCCCKKQCCH, encoded by the coding sequence ATGGGGTGCTGTGGCTGTGGAAGTTGTGGTGGCTGTGGCGGTGGCTGCGGTGGCTGTGGTGGCTGCGGTGGTGGCTGcggtggtggttgtggtggtggctgcGGCAGCTGCACCACCTGCAGATGCTACCGGGTCGGCTGCTGCTCcggctgctgcccctgctgctgtggctgctgtgggggcTGCTGCAGTGTCCCCGTGgtctgctgctgccgccgctccTGTGGCTGTGGCTCGTGTGGCTCGTGTGGCTCGTGTGGCTCATGTGGCTGTGGGAAGGGCTGTTGCCAGCAGAAGTGCTGCTGCCAGCAGAAGTGCTGCTGCAAGAAGCAATGCTGCCACTAG